The following are encoded together in the Zingiber officinale cultivar Zhangliang chromosome 8A, Zo_v1.1, whole genome shotgun sequence genome:
- the LOC122009078 gene encoding probable WRKY transcription factor 4 isoform X3, with protein MELEKPSSEVEENACGEAASEPPPSTSSSVVEEEIPTVDRGHWGVEKGGPPLLDPSSASTDGRLCSRDLAGAAASSEENPRSAPIVTVPVVSVPCILAPVSLAESHESQGFVRQLAMAHPNVLATVTVQKQMELQVPWPSALNSSTTMLSTFVNPMPLQQVPPPTPKNCYGDAYNWRKYGQKQVKSSENARSYYRCTDSNCSVKKKVVHCPDGAIIEVIYRGKHNHDPPQKHRYIRDRGLQSGEIPFESQNFEKPNTEPGKPDPPSMTEQNLSTETSKQQLYCSSDCEFDAGTKSEEDIYDESDPKRRLSENSNCSSTPIQKTIREYVVQTEIDARHLNDGYRWRKYGQKFVKGNSNPRYFVIRSICRSSLGLCVLSYPLKSKLL; from the exons ATGGAGCTGGAGAAGCCGAGCTCAGAAGTGGAGGAGAATGCCTGCGGAGAAGCGGCGTCGGAGCCTCCtccctccacctcctcctccgtgGTGGAGGAGGAGATTCCGACCGTGGATCGAGGACACTGGGGAGTGGAGAAGGGTGGGCCGCCGCTACTCGATCCTTCCTCTGCGAGTACTGACGGTCGGTTGTGCTCGCGGGACCTGGCGGGGGCCGCGGCGTCATCGGAAGAAAATCCCCGCTCAGCGCCTATCGTGACAGTCCCTGTGGTCTCCGTTCCTTGCATCTTGGCCCCGGTCTCTTTGGCCGAGTCTCATGAGTCCCAGGGGTTCGTG CGGCAGCTTGCAATGGCCCATCCAAATGTTTTGGCTACTGTCACAGTGCAAAAACAGATGGAACTACAAGTACCATGGCCATCTGCATTGAACTCATCTACAACTATGCTATCTACTTTTGTCAACCCCATGCCATTACAACAAGTGCCCCCACCAACACCCAAG AATTGTTATGGAGATGCTTATAACTGGAGAAAATATGGGCAGAAGCAAGTGAAGAGTAGTGAGAATGCAAGAAGCTATTATCGATGCACAGATTCCAATTGCTCAGTTAAGAAGAAGGTTGTACATTGCCCGGATGGTGCTATTATTGAAGTAATATATAGAGGTAAACACAACCATGACCCACCTCAAAAGCATAGGTACATAAGAGATAGAGGACTTCAATCTGGTGAAATCCCTTTTGaaagtcaaaattttgaaaaaccaaacactgAACCTGGCAAACCAGATCCTCCTTCTATGACTGAACAGAATCTTAGCACTGAAACTTCTAAACAACAGCTGTACTGCTCTAGTGATTGTGAATTTGATGCTGGGACTAAGAGTGAAGAAGATATTTATGATGAATCAGATCCAAAGCGAag GCTTAGTGAAAATTCTAACTGTTCATCCACACCAATTCAAAAAACAATTCGTGAATACGTCGTACAGACAGAGATTGATGCAAGACATTTGAATGATGGATATAGGTGGCGCAAATATGGACAAAAGTTTGTAAAGGGAAATAGTAATCCAAG ATATTTTGTCATTCGAAGTATCTGCAGATCATCCTTGGGGCTATGTGTGCTCTCTTATCCGCTTAAGTCG